In Brassica napus cultivar Da-Ae chromosome A5 unlocalized genomic scaffold, Da-Ae chrA05_Random_12, whole genome shotgun sequence, a genomic segment contains:
- the LOC125594216 gene encoding ubiquitin-conjugating enzyme 15-like, whose protein sequence is MTSSSAPSRKALSKIACNRLQKELTEWQLNPPTGFRHKVTDNLQKWIIDVTGAPGTLYANETYQLQVEFPVNYPMEAPQVIFVPPAPSHPHIYSNGHICLDILYDSWSPAMTVSSVCISILSMLSSSPAKERPADNDRYVKNCKNGRSPKETRWWFHDDKA, encoded by the exons ATGACCAGCTCTTCCGCTCCCTCACGCAAG GCCTTAAGCAAGATCGCGTGCAATAGGTTGCAGAAAGAGCTTACCGAGTGGCAATTAAATCCTCCCACTGGATTTAGGCACAAAGTTACCGACAATCTTCAAAA ATGGATAATCGATGTGACCGGAGCTCCGGGGACGCTCTACGCGAACGAGACTTACCAGCTTCAGGTTGAATTTCCCGTTAATTACCCTATGGAAGCGCCCCAG GTTATTTTTGTTCCTCCGGCACCGTCACACCCACATATTTACAGCAACGGACATATTTGTTTGG ATATTCTATATGACTCGTGGTCACCTGCAATGACTGTGAGTTCCGTCTGCATCAGCATTCTCTCCATGCTATCAAGTTCACCTGCAAAG GAACGCCCCGCAGATAATGATCGTTACGTGAAGAATTGTAAGAACGGGAGGTCTCCTAAGGAGACGAGGTGGTGGTTCCATGACGACAAGGCTTGA
- the LOC106408744 gene encoding pre-mRNA polyadenylation factor FIP1 — protein MKGFVLTTTLLVSLLLLVSLPISTVGLPKIWWHKQSEQADARHLLKGPSSETTRLVGLALLSQAPNSSPSPTGLFPWLPIIPKLPNLPGLPNIPKFPNIPGLPPLPGLPRLPDLPPLPPLPGLPSLPGLPPLPPY, from the coding sequence ATGAAGGGCTTCGTTTTGACCACAACACTCCTTGTATCCCTGCTTTTGCTTGTCTCTCTTCCAATCTCAACCGTTGGATTACCAAAGATATGGTGGCATAAGCAATCAGAACAAGCGGATGCCCGCCACCTTCTCAAAGGCCCTTCATCGGAGACTACAAGGTTGGTTGGGCTTGCACTTCTATCACAGGCCCCTAACTCATCTCCATCTCCCACCGGACTGTTTCCATGGCTTCCCATCATCCCGAAACTACCAAACCTTCCGGGACTTCCTAACATTCCAAAATTCCCTAACATCCCAGGCCTCCCTCCCCTCCCGGGACTCCCTCGCCTACCAGACCTCCCTCCCCTCCCTCCCCTCCCGGGCCTCCCTAGCCTACCTGGACTGCCTCCTCTACCGCCATACTAG